CCTAAAAACTTGCAATTCAGGGAAAATTTCGCGAATATTACGGTGTTGTAACAGAGAGAAGAGAGAACGATATGATAAAAAACGGTAAAATCATACTATTATTCAATATATTATTTTTTGTTAGCTTAGCATTTGCGGCTTATCGTCCTATTCATCAACATGGTTTGGCATCGTGGTATGGGCCAAAATTTAACCATAAAAAAACAGCGAGCGGTGAACGCTTTAACATGTATCAATACACTGCCGCAAGTCGCAGTATTCCGTTGGATACCTTAGTCAAAGTGAAAAATGTGCGTAATGGCAAATCGATTGTCGTCAAAGTTAATGATCGTGGACCTTACGTACATGGTCGAATTTTAGATCTCTCCTATGGCGCCGCCCGCCGCTTAGGCATGGTGGGACGCGGTGTCACCGAAGTCGAAATAACCGCTGTTTAAAACCTGTAGCCTGGAACAGAT
The genomic region above belongs to Legionellales bacterium and contains:
- a CDS encoding septal ring lytic transglycosylase RlpA family protein → MIKNGKIILLFNILFFVSLAFAAYRPIHQHGLASWYGPKFNHKKTASGERFNMYQYTAASRSIPLDTLVKVKNVRNGKSIVVKVNDRGPYVHGRILDLSYGAARRLGMVGRGVTEVEITAV